One region of Camelina sativa cultivar DH55 chromosome 6, Cs, whole genome shotgun sequence genomic DNA includes:
- the LOC104789992 gene encoding LOW QUALITY PROTEIN: uncharacterized protein LOC104789992 (The sequence of the model RefSeq protein was modified relative to this genomic sequence to represent the inferred CDS: deleted 2 bases in 1 codon; substituted 1 base at 1 genomic stop codon): MSPLKKKFGVTLLMHYYITMLITPANQCGGIAGLFVFGQKAHLTEIPSFTNLNTLFTVPPVVALAAERRASKAFRCCARRRVRDDVVGGEDEEYGNNEEMAMLEIYSQSXREEALIVTAIVNDEEVEVIIFKGVPSCLSGETAVDPARSVLPERAVITKIDRVRGPFDPIQIHHIQKGLSFQAFKETRLNS, from the exons ATGAgtcctttgaaaaaaaaatttggggtCACGCTCCTCATGCACTACTATATCACAATGCTTATCACGCCGGCGAATCAATGCGGTGGCATAGCCGGATTATTCGTTTTCGGACAGAAAGCTCATTTGACTGAGATACCCTCGTTCACAAACTTGAATACCCTTTTCACCGTGCCTCCGGTGGTGGCGTTGGCGGCAGAGAGAAGAGCTTCGAAGGCCTTCCGGTGTTGTGCTCGGAGAAGGGTGAGAGATGACGTCGTAGGAGGTGAAGATGAAGAGTACGGGAACAATGAGGAGATGGCGATGCTGGAG ATATATAGCCAGTCGTGAAGAGAAGAAGCGCTTATTGTGACGGCCATTGTTAATGACGAAGAAGTGGAAGTCATCATCTTTAAAGGAGTGCCGTCGTGCCTGAGCGGAGAAACGGCGGTGGATCCGGCGAGGAGTGTATTGCCGGAGAGAGCAGTTATTACAAAGATTGATAGAGTGAGAGGTCCTTTTGATCCAATACAGATTCATCACATTCAAAAGGGACTCTCTTTTCAAGCCTTCAAGGAGACCAGACTCAACTCATGA